A single region of the Salarchaeum japonicum genome encodes:
- a CDS encoding sodium:proton antiporter has translation MTETTLAVVLGALFAFGTYLVLRRDVVRVVWGVTIISQAANAYLITMGDIAGSVPVLSHHGPPFSGTTDPLVQALVLTAIVIGFGTTAFALALTYRVYEEHGTIDLEEL, from the coding sequence ATGACTGAAACGACCCTCGCCGTCGTGCTCGGCGCGCTGTTCGCGTTCGGCACCTACCTCGTCCTCCGCAGGGACGTGGTGCGTGTCGTCTGGGGCGTCACCATCATCAGTCAGGCCGCGAACGCCTACCTCATCACGATGGGCGACATCGCGGGTTCCGTCCCCGTGCTGAGCCACCACGGCCCGCCGTTCTCGGGGACGACCGACCCGCTCGTGCAGGCGCTCGTCCTCACCGCCATCGTCATCGGGTTCGGGACGACGGCGTTCGCGCTCGCGCTGACGTACCGCGTCTACGAAGAACACGGCACTATCGACCTGGAGGAACTATGA
- a CDS encoding Na+/H+ antiporter subunit E, producing MKLPVKRWQATGVALAVLWLFVRGVRFTARNLAQESLIGLALGLPTAYVFREFFTGRVNLVRLARTVPYAVLYIAVFLWELLTANFDVARRVVDPRLPIEPRVVTVPLRVERDIAITTIANSITLTPGTLTMDYDDDQNALYVHAMAATTDEEVIDPIRTWEDYALVIFDEELKPGDPVPERDAENGGESGGE from the coding sequence GTGAAACTCCCCGTGAAGCGCTGGCAGGCGACCGGCGTCGCGCTCGCCGTCCTTTGGCTGTTCGTCAGGGGCGTCCGCTTCACCGCGCGGAACCTCGCCCAGGAGTCCCTCATCGGCCTCGCGCTCGGCCTCCCGACCGCGTACGTGTTCCGCGAGTTCTTCACCGGCCGCGTCAACCTCGTGCGCCTCGCGCGCACCGTCCCCTACGCGGTGCTCTACATCGCGGTGTTCCTCTGGGAACTCCTCACCGCGAACTTCGACGTGGCGCGCCGCGTCGTCGACCCCCGACTCCCAATCGAACCCCGGGTCGTGACGGTTCCGTTGCGGGTCGAACGCGACATCGCCATCACGACCATCGCGAACAGCATCACGCTCACACCCGGCACGCTCACCATGGACTACGACGACGACCAGAACGCGCTCTACGTGCACGCAATGGCCGCCACGACGGACGAGGAGGTCATCGACCCCATCCGGACGTGGGAGGACTACGCGCTCGTCATCTTCGACGAGGAACTGAAACCCGGCGACCCCGTCCCCGAGCGGGACGCGGAGAACGGGGGTGAGTCCGGTGGCGAGTGA
- a CDS encoding MnhB domain-containing protein, translating into MSTIILRTVTRLAVPIVFITSFALFLQGHNLPGGGFIAGVLTATGLALVYIAYGLDFLEETVFQRSIGGSVEHIQHGLVSDYRRLFAVGLAVAAGSGLAFVALGMPFMSYGYTYASFPLYDHMELASAVVFDFGVYCVVVGSLLTILSVVGEE; encoded by the coding sequence ATGAGCACGATAATCCTCCGCACGGTCACGCGGCTCGCGGTTCCCATCGTGTTCATCACGTCGTTCGCGCTGTTCCTGCAGGGCCACAACCTCCCCGGCGGCGGGTTCATCGCGGGCGTCCTCACCGCCACCGGCCTCGCACTGGTCTACATCGCGTACGGCCTCGACTTCCTCGAAGAGACCGTCTTCCAGCGCTCCATCGGCGGGAGCGTCGAACACATCCAGCACGGACTGGTCTCCGACTACCGCCGGCTGTTCGCCGTCGGTCTCGCCGTCGCCGCGGGGAGCGGCCTCGCCTTCGTCGCGCTCGGCATGCCGTTCATGTCGTACGGCTACACGTACGCGTCCTTCCCGCTCTACGACCACATGGAACTCGCGTCCGCGGTGGTGTTCGACTTCGGCGTCTACTGCGTCGTCGTCGGCAGCCTCCTCACGATTCTCTCGGTGGTGGGTGAAGAATGA
- the mnhG gene encoding monovalent cation/H(+) antiporter subunit G, giving the protein MNTLTAAVVTALLVVGSVFLTIGTLGLLRLPDVYNRMHATSKATTLGAASIFLAGFVYFGPSGEGLTSLVGIVFLFLTTPTGAHMISRSAQKMGVEFFGNADWPEDDD; this is encoded by the coding sequence ATGAACACGCTCACCGCCGCCGTCGTCACCGCATTGCTCGTCGTCGGAAGCGTCTTCCTCACCATCGGCACGCTCGGCCTGCTCCGCCTGCCCGACGTGTACAACCGCATGCACGCCACGTCGAAGGCGACCACGCTCGGCGCGGCGTCCATCTTCCTCGCCGGGTTCGTCTACTTCGGCCCGTCCGGCGAGGGCCTCACGTCGCTCGTCGGCATCGTCTTCCTCTTCCTCACCACGCCGACCGGCGCGCACATGATTTCGCGCTCCGCGCAGAAGATGGGCGTCGAGTTCTTCGGGAACGCCGACTGGCCCGAGGACGACGACTAA
- a CDS encoding complex I subunit 5 family protein → MNQFVIAPLLVALCTAILTLLTRRFGRVQRALSVLGGLGYVAAVAWLVTAVYPSGGPAVYHLGDWVAPYGIVLVADSLSAFMLAISAVVTLPALVYATRHVSAFGQKVSFHPLFHLMVVGVTGSFLTGDIFNLFVWFEVMLLSSYVLVVFYSGPEQTTATLRYVVLNLVGSAVMLLAIGGLYATTGTLNMADMAHRLANAQQYGVHVAPVLGLTALLFAVFMVKAGAVPFHWWVPDAYAAAPAPVSAVLAGVVKKVGVYAVIRLYFTVFAAAPLTDLAVPGDTVLGFFGIVLLASAVLSMLFGGIAAVGQHDLDRLLAYSSIGQVGFIFAALAAAALRPELAAVGIAAALVYSLTHALAKSLLFLLSGVVEDAAGTRRLDDLGGLARQSPVVAGAFLLGGLGLVGIPPLVGFFGKFLVFDALAQTDVVVGLAAALVGAILTVAYVSNAWNRGFWGEQSAAVAGWDADSVQVACVVALALGVVAAGVGFNPILEFARAGADAALDRTAYITSVLEQGGGHA, encoded by the coding sequence ATGAATCAGTTCGTCATCGCGCCGTTACTCGTCGCACTCTGCACAGCCATCCTCACGCTCCTCACCCGGCGGTTCGGCCGCGTTCAGCGCGCGCTCAGCGTGCTCGGCGGACTCGGGTACGTCGCCGCCGTCGCGTGGCTCGTCACCGCGGTCTACCCCTCGGGCGGCCCCGCGGTCTACCACCTCGGAGACTGGGTCGCACCCTACGGCATCGTGCTCGTCGCGGACTCGCTGTCGGCGTTCATGCTCGCCATCTCCGCCGTCGTCACCCTGCCCGCGCTCGTGTACGCGACCCGCCACGTCTCCGCGTTCGGCCAGAAGGTGTCCTTCCACCCGCTCTTCCACCTGATGGTGGTCGGCGTCACCGGCTCCTTCCTCACCGGCGACATCTTCAACCTCTTCGTCTGGTTCGAAGTGATGCTCCTCTCCAGTTACGTCCTCGTCGTCTTCTACTCGGGGCCGGAGCAGACGACCGCGACCCTCCGGTACGTCGTGCTCAACCTCGTCGGGAGCGCCGTCATGCTGCTCGCCATCGGCGGCCTGTACGCCACCACGGGCACGCTCAACATGGCGGACATGGCGCACCGCCTCGCGAACGCCCAGCAGTACGGCGTCCACGTCGCGCCCGTCCTCGGCCTCACCGCGCTCCTGTTCGCGGTGTTCATGGTGAAGGCCGGCGCGGTTCCCTTCCACTGGTGGGTGCCGGACGCGTACGCCGCCGCGCCCGCGCCCGTCTCCGCCGTGCTCGCGGGCGTCGTGAAGAAAGTCGGCGTCTACGCCGTCATCCGCCTCTACTTCACCGTGTTCGCCGCCGCACCCCTCACCGACCTCGCCGTGCCCGGCGACACCGTCCTGGGCTTCTTCGGCATCGTCCTGCTCGCCAGCGCCGTCCTGAGCATGCTGTTCGGCGGTATCGCCGCCGTCGGCCAGCACGACCTCGACCGCCTGCTCGCGTATTCGAGCATCGGCCAGGTCGGGTTCATCTTCGCGGCGCTCGCCGCGGCCGCGCTCCGCCCGGAACTCGCCGCCGTCGGTATCGCCGCCGCGCTCGTCTACTCGCTCACCCACGCGCTTGCGAAGAGCCTGCTCTTCCTCCTCTCCGGCGTCGTCGAGGACGCCGCGGGGACGAGGCGGCTGGACGACCTCGGCGGCCTCGCACGGCAGTCGCCCGTGGTCGCCGGCGCGTTCCTTCTCGGCGGCCTCGGCCTCGTCGGCATCCCGCCGCTCGTCGGATTCTTCGGGAAGTTCCTCGTGTTCGACGCGCTCGCGCAGACCGACGTGGTCGTCGGACTCGCGGCCGCGCTGGTGGGCGCGATACTCACCGTCGCCTACGTCTCGAACGCCTGGAACCGCGGGTTCTGGGGCGAACAGTCGGCCGCGGTCGCGGGCTGGGACGCCGACAGCGTGCAGGTGGCGTGCGTCGTCGCGCTCGCGCTCGGCGTCGTCGCCGCCGGCGTCGGCTTCAACCCGATTCTGGAGTTCGCCCGCGCGGGCGCTGACGCCGCGCTCGACCGCACCGCGTACATCACGTCCGTCCTCGAACAGGGAGGTGGTCACGCGTGA
- a CDS encoding monovalent cation/H+ antiporter complex subunit F has protein sequence MASEAAVPAFLDYAIHASLVVAALLTLACSYRVIQGPTVPDRVVALDTIGTNVVAIGVLFALATGRGLFVLIGLVLAIVGFVSTVTVAKYVIEGDIIQ, from the coding sequence GTGGCGAGTGAGGCCGCCGTCCCCGCGTTCCTCGACTACGCGATTCATGCCTCGCTGGTCGTCGCCGCGCTCCTCACGCTCGCCTGTAGCTATCGCGTGATTCAGGGGCCGACCGTCCCCGACCGCGTCGTCGCGCTGGACACCATCGGCACGAACGTCGTCGCCATCGGCGTCCTGTTCGCGCTCGCGACCGGCCGCGGCCTGTTCGTCCTCATCGGCCTCGTCCTGGCTATCGTCGGGTTCGTCAGCACCGTCACCGTCGCGAAGTACGTCATCGAGGGGGACATCATCCAATGA